The following are encoded in a window of Roseimaritima ulvae genomic DNA:
- a CDS encoding KpsF/GutQ family sugar-phosphate isomerase, whose amino-acid sequence MTEPAATTSSPVSPPEAVATPLERLRFVRQIVRREAEVLEQIAHSLTPDAVQAAEWTAETRGMVVVTGIGKAGLIGRKLVATLASTGTPAQFLHPSEAIHGDLGVVRPEDLVWVLSNSGRSDEVLQILPALRQQAGGLVAFTADKDNPVATAADCVVCLGKHREACPLGLAPSASTTAMLAVGDAVALLASQLRGFSQHDFAKFHPGGSLGKKLTKVEQLMRPLAACRMASDRSTVRETITATAAQGRRTGAVMLVDQEGHLAGLFTDSDLARLLESRNEDRLDGSIAEVMTRDVQTVHAGALLGDAIAVLAGRKISELPVVDGDGRPVGLLDITDVVSLSEPPKSTLPLRSRSTE is encoded by the coding sequence ATGACTGAGCCAGCTGCAACTACCTCTTCGCCCGTTTCGCCGCCCGAGGCGGTGGCAACTCCGCTGGAACGGCTGCGATTTGTGCGTCAGATCGTTCGCCGGGAAGCCGAAGTGCTCGAGCAAATCGCCCACTCGCTGACGCCCGACGCGGTTCAAGCTGCCGAGTGGACGGCCGAAACCCGGGGGATGGTCGTGGTCACGGGGATTGGCAAAGCCGGATTGATCGGCCGCAAATTGGTGGCCACGCTTGCTAGCACCGGCACGCCCGCTCAGTTTTTGCATCCCAGCGAAGCGATCCATGGCGATCTTGGCGTGGTGCGGCCGGAGGATCTGGTCTGGGTGCTATCAAATAGCGGCCGCAGCGACGAAGTTTTGCAAATTTTGCCCGCCTTGCGGCAACAAGCTGGCGGCTTGGTGGCGTTCACGGCCGATAAGGATAATCCTGTGGCGACCGCGGCGGATTGTGTGGTCTGCTTGGGGAAACACCGCGAAGCCTGCCCGTTGGGGTTGGCGCCCAGCGCCAGTACGACGGCGATGTTGGCCGTCGGCGATGCCGTCGCTCTGTTGGCCAGCCAACTGCGGGGGTTCTCCCAGCACGACTTTGCAAAGTTCCATCCCGGCGGCAGTCTGGGGAAAAAGTTAACCAAGGTAGAACAGTTGATGCGTCCTCTGGCCGCGTGCCGTATGGCGTCGGACCGCAGCACGGTGCGGGAAACGATCACCGCCACGGCGGCCCAAGGACGGCGTACTGGAGCGGTGATGTTGGTGGATCAGGAGGGCCATTTGGCCGGCCTGTTTACCGATAGCGATCTGGCGAGGTTGCTGGAATCGCGAAACGAAGATCGCTTGGACGGTTCGATCGCTGAGGTGATGACCCGCGACGTGCAGACGGTGCACGCCGGAGCCCTGTTGGGAGACGCCATCGCGGTGTTGGCCGGTCGCAAGATCAGCGAATTGCCGGTCGTCGACGGCGACGGTCGCCCGGTGGGTTTACTCGATATTACCGACGTGGTTTCGCTGTCCGAACCGCCGAAAAGCACGTTGCCACTACGATCAAGAAGCACCGAATGA
- a CDS encoding KdsC family phosphatase, giving the protein MTKSVLVSDEKLAAGIQFILSDVDGVLTNGQIIYDNSGVETKAFHVRDGLGIKLWQRAGLAFGILTSRNSQIVRIRAAELGIQTVRQGIESKWPAAAEMIAALKLTPEQTCYIGDDLPDLPVLQRVGLPVAVADACQDVRENATWTTRAAGGHGAVREVIERLLRAQDRWEEVASVGKVS; this is encoded by the coding sequence ATGACGAAATCTGTACTGGTCAGTGACGAAAAGCTCGCCGCGGGAATTCAATTCATTCTCTCGGATGTCGATGGGGTGCTGACGAATGGCCAAATCATCTATGACAACAGCGGCGTGGAAACCAAAGCCTTTCACGTTCGCGATGGTTTGGGCATCAAACTGTGGCAAAGAGCCGGATTGGCGTTTGGCATTTTGACTTCGCGCAACAGCCAGATCGTGCGGATTCGCGCGGCCGAATTGGGCATCCAAACCGTCCGCCAAGGGATCGAAAGCAAGTGGCCGGCGGCGGCCGAAATGATCGCGGCATTGAAACTGACCCCCGAACAAACCTGCTACATCGGCGACGACCTGCCAGACCTGCCCGTGCTGCAACGCGTGGGTTTGCCGGTCGCCGTCGCCGACGCCTGCCAGGATGTTCGCGAAAACGCCACCTGGACGACGCGGGCCGCCGGGGGACACGGCGCGGTCCGCGAAGTCATCGAACGCTTGTTGCGGGCTCAGGATCGTTGGGAAGAAGTCGCATCGGTCGGAAAAGTTTCCTAG
- a CDS encoding helix-turn-helix domain-containing protein, with protein MNSQEDRDNDLPAAADRLDRIAEVRQSQGVTLRTISRRCGAAVRQLKAEERGDVELTLTALQRWAVALDVPIVELLAEPSEGLAAAVSQRAQLVRVMKTVEGLRAHAESAAMRRISDQLRDQLLEIMPELDEITAWPREGTRRKSGDVRRAVELPFRIDGCETGRDSLT; from the coding sequence GTGAATTCGCAGGAAGATCGTGACAACGACTTACCCGCCGCGGCGGATCGCTTGGACCGGATCGCCGAGGTGCGGCAGTCGCAGGGTGTGACTTTGCGGACCATTTCACGGCGTTGTGGTGCCGCCGTGCGGCAATTAAAAGCGGAAGAACGGGGCGATGTGGAATTGACGCTGACGGCCCTGCAACGCTGGGCGGTGGCGCTGGACGTGCCGATCGTGGAATTGCTAGCCGAACCCAGCGAGGGGCTGGCCGCCGCGGTGTCGCAGCGAGCCCAGTTGGTGCGGGTCATGAAAACCGTGGAAGGCCTGCGAGCCCACGCCGAATCGGCGGCCATGCGGCGGATCTCGGACCAGTTGCGCGATCAATTGCTGGAGATCATGCCCGAACTGGACGAAATCACGGCTTGGCCACGCGAGGGCACGCGACGGAAAAGCGGCGACGTGCGGCGAGCGGTCGAGCTGCCGTTTCGCATCGATGGCTGCGAAACCGGTCGCGATTCTCTGACCTAA
- a CDS encoding LptF/LptG family permease has translation MTRIDRYILMLYLRTLLICFCSLGGIFVVFHAFSNLEALAEHAEAKGGFVHAMIDYYGPYLLVIFDSTSPILALMSLLFTIGWLRQSGELTSILAAGVRHGRLLQPMLIAALLIVGLGLVNREWVLPHYRNKLGNRPNVDAATAERPLQPCYDRQAGVLVEGKSLITEGKQLVNPAFHLHAAYPGFGSQLNARQAVWRPADEQHPAGFLLNDVARPQAIDELSSARLNDRPVLFTSKDNAWLQPQQCFVATSVDISMLEAKGSSKKYTPIFDLMRRVRNPAVHTSSKVRVDLHARFLRPLLDFSLVLLGLPLAVSRGDKNLFVLVGHAVILVGMFFGIKSLAATMGSSGYLLTPPMAAWVPILLLSPLAYARYRSVQYV, from the coding sequence GTGACCCGCATCGATCGTTACATCTTGATGCTGTACCTGCGTACGCTGCTGATTTGTTTCTGCAGTCTGGGGGGCATTTTTGTGGTCTTCCATGCCTTCAGCAATTTGGAAGCGTTGGCCGAGCATGCCGAAGCCAAGGGAGGATTTGTGCATGCGATGATCGATTATTACGGGCCTTACCTGTTGGTCATTTTTGATTCGACCAGCCCGATTTTGGCGTTGATGTCGTTGTTGTTCACGATCGGCTGGTTGCGGCAAAGCGGCGAGCTGACCTCGATTCTGGCGGCCGGCGTGCGGCATGGGCGGTTATTGCAGCCGATGTTGATCGCGGCATTGCTGATCGTGGGCTTGGGATTGGTCAATCGCGAGTGGGTGCTGCCGCACTACCGCAATAAGCTGGGCAACCGACCAAACGTGGATGCGGCGACCGCCGAACGTCCGCTGCAACCCTGCTACGACCGCCAAGCCGGCGTGTTGGTCGAGGGCAAAAGTCTGATTACCGAAGGCAAGCAGTTGGTCAATCCGGCTTTTCACCTGCACGCCGCCTACCCTGGTTTTGGCAGCCAATTGAACGCCCGGCAGGCCGTGTGGCGGCCGGCTGACGAGCAGCATCCGGCCGGCTTTCTGCTCAACGACGTGGCTCGGCCGCAAGCGATCGACGAGCTGTCGTCGGCGCGGCTAAACGACCGCCCAGTGCTGTTTACGTCCAAAGACAACGCTTGGTTGCAGCCCCAGCAGTGTTTTGTGGCGACCTCGGTGGACATCAGCATGTTGGAAGCCAAGGGATCGAGCAAAAAATACACGCCCATTTTCGACCTGATGCGGCGGGTCCGCAATCCGGCGGTCCATACCAGCAGTAAGGTTCGCGTTGATTTGCACGCCCGCTTTCTGCGTCCGTTGTTGGATTTCAGTTTGGTCTTGTTGGGACTGCCCCTGGCCGTTTCGCGAGGTGACAAGAACCTGTTTGTGTTGGTGGGCCACGCGGTGATTCTGGTGGGAATGTTTTTCGGCATCAAATCGCTGGCGGCCACGATGGGCAGCAGCGGGTATCTGTTGACGCCACCGATGGCGGCCTGGGTACCCATCCTGTTGCTCTCGCCGCTGGCTTATGCACGTTATCGCAGCGTGCAATACGTCTGA
- a CDS encoding TIGR04283 family arsenosugar biosynthesis glycosyltransferase, whose product MEISVVIPAINEAEGIAAAVDSASSQGAMEVLVVDGGSQDDTVRRAQAAGARVVTSPSGRARQQNAGAALASGQVLLFLHADNRLGPHCLEQIREAFERRPQAWGGAFRHRIDAPQWLFRCIEWGDAMRVRWRGLPFGDQGLFIRREAFEQVGGFPDEPLMEDLLLARRMRRTAWPLLLPGPVWSSPRRWQRHGVVRQTVRNWSLQVAHACGCSPDRLAAYYRRHDGPAERP is encoded by the coding sequence ATGGAAATCTCGGTCGTGATCCCCGCGATCAACGAAGCGGAAGGGATCGCGGCGGCGGTCGACAGCGCGAGCTCACAAGGGGCGATGGAAGTGCTGGTCGTCGACGGGGGCAGCCAGGACGATACGGTGCGACGAGCCCAAGCGGCCGGCGCTCGCGTGGTTACCAGTCCCAGTGGGCGAGCTCGTCAACAGAACGCCGGCGCGGCGCTGGCGAGCGGTCAGGTGCTGCTGTTTCTACATGCCGACAACCGTTTGGGCCCGCACTGCTTGGAGCAGATCCGCGAAGCCTTCGAGCGACGTCCGCAGGCCTGGGGCGGCGCTTTCCGGCATCGTATCGACGCGCCGCAGTGGCTGTTCCGCTGTATCGAGTGGGGCGATGCGATGCGAGTCCGCTGGCGGGGTCTGCCGTTTGGCGATCAGGGGCTGTTTATTCGCCGCGAAGCGTTTGAACAGGTAGGCGGATTTCCCGATGAACCGCTGATGGAAGACCTGTTGTTAGCGCGGCGGATGCGCCGCACCGCTTGGCCGCTGCTGCTGCCGGGGCCGGTCTGGAGCAGTCCGCGACGCTGGCAACGCCACGGGGTGGTGCGGCAAACGGTTCGCAATTGGAGCCTGCAAGTGGCCCACGCCTGCGGCTGTTCGCCCGATCGATTGGCCGCCTATTATCGGCGTCATGATGGCCCGGCGGAGCGCCCGTAG
- a CDS encoding polyprenyl synthetase family protein, giving the protein MPETLEAREALRRRCEEVAGRLDKSTPLTKDQMEQVARRTLDEAGLPESYVGWAMVMLSTAFWKDAVAAVEPSRRLFLLPHCLKHAEGCPAEYDQFGMDCKRCGACSIADFRAEAEAMGYRVLVAEGSPVVMKIIVSGYVDAIVGVACLNVLEKAIDKILLAGIPCMAVPLLSSDCRNTSVDEDWVAEMVRTEYRPAQAQTRSYVHLMRAAANLFERDTLQRIVPPQRSESILTLPEGDQPLQGVDPIAATEAIAYDFLARGGKHSRPFITLAAYDALRGDHCTGPDGAASTEQISDSVRRAAMSIETFHKASLVHDDIEDDDAYRYGQPALHHRYGLPTAINVGDYLIGMGYRLVSRESAALGAEVVADILDNLAAAHTRLAEGQGAELIWRDSLDKRLKPIDALKVYALKTSPAFEAALYSGIRMAGDVTPYVDAIRTFCRNLGVAFQILNDLGDWNGDQDNKLLAGGDVLGGRPTVLWALALASLEEADQAELLSTVAEDCSLTPLQRIAKVRKLYQRSGAFDSAQRLVDKHQQRAEAVADEIESEPLRRLLYFLVDTVLERPSEPAPPSPPVVAITSPA; this is encoded by the coding sequence GTGCCCGAAACGCTGGAGGCTCGCGAGGCGCTACGGCGTCGCTGTGAAGAGGTGGCCGGACGGCTGGATAAGTCCACGCCGCTGACCAAAGACCAAATGGAACAGGTGGCCCGCCGCACGCTGGACGAAGCCGGCTTGCCGGAAAGCTACGTGGGCTGGGCCATGGTGATGCTCAGCACCGCGTTTTGGAAAGACGCCGTGGCGGCGGTCGAGCCCTCGCGGCGGCTGTTCCTGCTGCCCCATTGTTTGAAACACGCCGAAGGTTGCCCCGCCGAATATGACCAGTTCGGGATGGACTGCAAACGCTGCGGCGCCTGCTCGATCGCCGATTTTCGCGCCGAAGCCGAGGCTATGGGCTACCGCGTGTTGGTGGCCGAGGGCTCGCCGGTAGTGATGAAAATCATCGTCAGCGGGTACGTCGATGCGATCGTGGGCGTGGCCTGTCTGAATGTGCTGGAAAAGGCGATCGACAAAATTCTGCTGGCCGGAATCCCCTGTATGGCCGTTCCCCTGCTCAGCAGCGATTGCCGCAATACCAGCGTCGACGAAGATTGGGTGGCGGAAATGGTGCGCACCGAATATCGGCCCGCTCAGGCTCAGACGCGTTCGTATGTCCACCTGATGCGAGCCGCCGCGAACCTGTTTGAACGCGACACCTTGCAGCGGATCGTGCCCCCGCAGCGGAGCGAATCGATTTTGACGTTGCCCGAGGGAGACCAACCGCTGCAGGGCGTGGACCCGATTGCGGCTACTGAAGCCATCGCGTATGACTTTTTGGCTCGCGGCGGCAAACATTCGCGACCCTTTATTACCCTCGCTGCCTATGACGCGCTGCGGGGCGATCACTGCACCGGCCCCGATGGCGCGGCTAGTACGGAACAGATTTCCGATTCGGTTCGGCGGGCGGCGATGTCGATCGAAACCTTCCACAAAGCCTCTTTGGTACACGACGATATCGAGGACGACGACGCCTACCGCTATGGCCAACCCGCCCTGCACCATCGCTACGGCTTGCCCACGGCCATCAACGTCGGCGACTACCTGATCGGCATGGGCTACCGACTGGTCAGCCGTGAATCCGCAGCGCTCGGTGCCGAAGTGGTGGCGGACATTTTGGATAACTTGGCCGCCGCCCACACCCGCTTGGCCGAAGGTCAGGGGGCGGAACTGATCTGGCGCGATTCGCTGGACAAACGCCTGAAACCCATCGACGCGCTGAAAGTCTACGCGTTGAAAACCTCGCCCGCTTTTGAAGCTGCTTTGTACAGCGGGATCCGTATGGCCGGCGACGTCACGCCCTACGTCGATGCGATTCGCACCTTCTGCCGCAACCTCGGCGTGGCCTTCCAGATCCTCAATGATTTGGGCGACTGGAACGGCGATCAAGACAACAAATTGCTGGCCGGCGGCGACGTGCTGGGCGGCCGCCCGACGGTGCTGTGGGCATTGGCGCTGGCCTCGCTGGAGGAAGCGGATCAAGCCGAGTTGCTGTCGACCGTCGCCGAGGATTGCTCGCTGACGCCGCTGCAACGGATCGCCAAAGTTCGCAAGTTATACCAGCGATCGGGCGCCTTCGATTCCGCTCAGCGATTGGTCGACAAACATCAGCAGCGGGCCGAAGCGGTGGCCGATGAAATCGAAAGTGAACCGCTGCGGCGATTGCTGTACTTCTTGGTCGACACCGTCTTGGAACGGCCCAGCGAGCCCGCGCCGCCCTCGCCGCCGGTGGTCGCCATCACTTCGCCTGCATAG
- a CDS encoding Do family serine endopeptidase, whose translation MQNAWKTLSLTLGAALFGCLLTGVVISLPSALQNDANAHPNQVTNRLLQVENQNNSTAQDLSSSFRNVAEAMRPTVVSIHTHATERAVNRRLPRGLEQYFGLPPASREREGLGSGVIVRADGYILTNNHVVAGTDELEVQLSDGRRKPAVIIGTDPETDLAIIRIEGNQYPVAQMGDSEAIRVGDWVLAIGSPFGLEQTVTAGIISAKNRVQGIVGEGEGFEDFLQTDAAINPGNSGGPLVNLRGEVVGINTAIESRSGGSNGIGFAIPSAMAIPIIESIIESGSVERGFLGAQISDVTENTVREFALKVESGALIRSVLEEQPAARGGLQPGDVVLSIDGRAINTSSALRNYVASRRPGSVLRMQVDRNGQSLALAVTLGERSSEAMAMFRAGESGIGADLEPLDERTAQQLGYENLRTGLVVTQIQRGSLAERSGLRIGDVIVAVNGQIADDVQILREAIEQTRTEGKASQLVVLTGNVRRLIVIRP comes from the coding sequence ATGCAAAACGCTTGGAAAACGCTTAGCCTAACACTCGGGGCCGCCCTGTTCGGGTGTCTGTTGACCGGGGTTGTGATCAGTTTGCCAAGTGCCCTGCAAAACGATGCGAACGCTCATCCCAATCAGGTTACCAATCGTTTGTTGCAGGTCGAAAATCAGAACAATTCGACCGCCCAAGACCTCTCCTCGTCGTTCCGCAACGTAGCCGAGGCGATGCGGCCGACGGTGGTCAGCATCCACACCCATGCGACCGAACGAGCGGTCAATCGCCGGCTGCCCCGTGGCTTGGAACAATATTTTGGCCTGCCCCCGGCTAGTCGTGAACGCGAGGGCTTGGGCAGCGGGGTCATCGTCCGTGCCGATGGCTATATCCTGACCAATAATCACGTGGTCGCCGGCACCGATGAGTTGGAGGTTCAGCTGAGCGACGGCCGCCGCAAGCCGGCCGTGATCATCGGCACCGACCCGGAAACCGATCTGGCGATTATTCGTATCGAAGGCAATCAGTACCCGGTCGCGCAGATGGGCGACAGCGAAGCGATTCGGGTGGGCGATTGGGTGCTGGCGATCGGCAGTCCCTTTGGTCTGGAACAAACCGTGACCGCCGGCATTATCAGCGCCAAAAACCGCGTTCAGGGGATCGTTGGTGAGGGCGAAGGATTTGAGGATTTTTTGCAGACCGACGCCGCCATCAATCCCGGCAACAGCGGTGGGCCGCTGGTTAATCTGCGCGGCGAAGTGGTGGGTATCAACACCGCGATCGAATCCCGCAGTGGAGGCTCCAACGGCATCGGCTTTGCCATTCCCAGCGCGATGGCGATCCCGATCATCGAATCGATTATCGAATCGGGATCGGTCGAGCGCGGCTTTCTGGGAGCTCAAATCAGCGACGTGACCGAAAACACCGTCCGCGAATTTGCGTTGAAGGTCGAATCCGGAGCGCTGATTCGCAGCGTGTTGGAGGAACAACCGGCGGCCCGCGGTGGCTTGCAGCCCGGCGACGTGGTGTTGTCGATCGATGGTCGGGCGATCAACACCAGTTCGGCGCTACGCAACTATGTTGCCTCGCGGCGCCCTGGCAGCGTGTTGCGGATGCAGGTCGATCGCAACGGCCAGAGCCTTGCCTTGGCCGTGACGCTTGGCGAACGCAGCAGTGAAGCGATGGCGATGTTCCGGGCCGGCGAGTCGGGCATTGGCGCCGACCTGGAACCGCTTGACGAACGCACCGCTCAGCAGCTGGGCTACGAAAACCTGCGGACGGGATTGGTCGTCACGCAGATCCAGCGAGGTAGTTTGGCCGAGCGATCCGGATTGCGGATCGGCGACGTGATCGTGGCCGTCAACGGACAAATCGCCGACGACGTGCAGATCCTCCGCGAAGCCATCGAGCAGACTCGCACGGAAGGCAAAGCCAGCCAGCTGGTCGTGCTAACCGGCAACGTCCGCCGCCTCATCGTGATCCGCCCGTAG
- a CDS encoding prenyltransferase/squalene oxidase repeat-containing protein encodes MTPPPDPERFVPHLDASQPPAAPPINAATVHAALDRWRTQLLDARNPSGHWCGELSPSALSTATAVSALATVLREGQVADEESERLRALVSGGIAYLVAQQNADGGFGDTDRSHSNIATSYLALAAWRLAEQVQCLGGAESYVAGVEAYIESCDGLAGLRRRYGKDKTFVVPIMTNCAIAGMVDWKQVPRLPFEAAVFPQSMYRFLQMPVVSYAVPALVAIGQARHFLGPPALLPIRLMRSAAIDRTMGVLRAMQPDSGGYLEATPLTSFVLMSLAATQRGDCQVAQDCRRFLLDSVLPDGSWPIDTNLATWVTSLAMFALHAADESPPLADARPSQGEGEGKRVDTKAPRDGGMRGRSDSDGDSWCSEELLRWHLSCQHVQRHPFTGAEPGGWGWSDLSGAVPDGDDTPGAVLALAACRQRYEPAQARAAEIDTAFSAARRWLLQLQNRDGGWPTFCRGWGKLPFDRSSVDLTAHAIRALAAAESGGAERTESGGANRPGPGQPHPVSLSPSVQRAIDRGFAFLAKQQHGDGSWRPLWFGNQDLPDDENPYYGTGRVLLAYADVGCVGSEPRIAAACRFLLEKQNRDGGWGGGASLTDWLARRGHATQDASGETIVSSIEETAVVCEALAAVLSQRRNFATSPGFHGGSPTAADIEGKIEPLLREAVLRGAEFLRQAIESGRGGEAWPIGFYFAKLWYHESLYPAVFATAALSRVLKLLQSDDNAI; translated from the coding sequence ATGACGCCCCCTCCTGATCCCGAGCGATTTGTGCCCCACCTGGATGCCTCCCAACCTCCCGCCGCGCCGCCGATAAACGCTGCTACCGTCCACGCGGCACTCGATCGATGGCGGACTCAATTACTCGATGCCCGCAACCCGTCGGGCCACTGGTGCGGCGAGTTGTCTCCCTCAGCGTTGTCTACCGCCACGGCCGTCAGCGCCCTGGCTACCGTACTGCGCGAGGGTCAGGTGGCGGACGAGGAGAGCGAGAGATTGCGAGCGTTGGTTTCGGGCGGCATCGCTTATTTAGTCGCCCAGCAAAACGCCGATGGCGGCTTTGGCGATACCGACCGCAGCCATTCCAACATCGCGACCAGCTACCTCGCCCTGGCCGCTTGGCGACTGGCCGAACAGGTGCAGTGTCTGGGCGGCGCCGAGTCCTACGTCGCGGGTGTGGAAGCGTACATCGAATCCTGCGACGGCTTGGCGGGTTTGCGGCGACGTTACGGCAAAGACAAAACCTTCGTCGTACCGATCATGACCAACTGTGCGATCGCCGGCATGGTGGACTGGAAACAGGTGCCGCGGTTGCCCTTTGAAGCAGCCGTGTTTCCGCAGTCGATGTATCGCTTCTTGCAAATGCCGGTGGTCAGTTACGCCGTCCCCGCGTTGGTGGCGATCGGGCAGGCGCGGCATTTTCTGGGACCACCCGCGTTGTTGCCGATTCGTTTGATGCGAAGCGCCGCAATCGACCGCACGATGGGCGTGTTGCGAGCCATGCAGCCCGACAGCGGCGGCTACCTGGAAGCCACTCCGCTGACATCGTTTGTATTGATGAGTCTGGCGGCAACGCAGCGCGGCGATTGCCAAGTCGCCCAAGACTGCCGGCGGTTTTTGCTCGACAGCGTCTTGCCCGATGGCAGTTGGCCAATCGACACCAACTTGGCGACTTGGGTGACGTCGTTGGCGATGTTCGCCCTGCATGCGGCGGATGAAAGCCCTCCCCTCGCTGACGCTCGACCCTCCCAGGGTGAGGGTGAAGGAAAACGTGTCGACACCAAGGCTCCGAGGGACGGTGGAATGCGTGGGCGTAGCGACTCCGATGGTGACTCGTGGTGCAGCGAGGAATTGCTGCGGTGGCATTTGAGTTGTCAGCACGTGCAGCGTCATCCCTTTACCGGCGCGGAACCCGGCGGTTGGGGCTGGAGCGATTTAAGTGGAGCGGTTCCAGACGGGGACGATACGCCGGGCGCCGTGCTGGCCCTGGCGGCTTGTCGCCAACGATACGAACCCGCCCAAGCCCGAGCGGCGGAAATCGACACCGCGTTCTCGGCTGCGCGCCGCTGGTTGCTGCAGTTGCAAAACCGCGACGGCGGCTGGCCGACGTTCTGTCGGGGTTGGGGCAAGCTGCCCTTTGACCGCAGCAGCGTGGACCTGACGGCGCACGCCATCCGAGCTCTGGCGGCGGCCGAGTCCGGCGGGGCAGAAAGGACCGAGTCCGGCGGGGCGAATCGCCCGGGGCCAGGCCAACCGCATCCGGTCTCGCTTTCCCCTTCAGTCCAGCGGGCCATCGATCGCGGCTTTGCGTTTTTGGCCAAGCAGCAGCACGGCGACGGCAGTTGGCGGCCGCTGTGGTTTGGCAACCAGGACCTGCCCGATGACGAGAATCCGTATTACGGCACCGGCCGGGTGCTGTTGGCGTATGCCGATGTCGGCTGTGTCGGCAGCGAACCGCGGATCGCCGCCGCCTGCCGGTTTCTGCTCGAGAAGCAGAATCGCGACGGCGGCTGGGGGGGCGGTGCGTCCCTGACGGACTGGTTGGCTCGCCGCGGCCATGCCACGCAAGATGCGTCAGGCGAGACGATTGTCAGCAGTATCGAAGAAACGGCCGTGGTTTGCGAAGCGCTGGCGGCGGTCCTGTCACAGCGACGAAACTTTGCGACTTCGCCGGGGTTCCATGGCGGGTCGCCCACAGCCGCCGACATCGAGGGTAAGATAGAGCCATTGCTGCGAGAAGCGGTTCTGCGAGGAGCCGAGTTCTTGCGGCAAGCGATCGAGTCCGGGCGAGGCGGGGAGGCTTGGCCGATCGGATTTTACTTTGCGAAACTATGGTATCACGAATCCTTATACCCCGCCGTTTTTGCCACTGCCGCCCTTTCCCGGGTTCTAAAGCTGCTCCAGTCTGACGATAATGCTATCTAG